The nucleotide sequence ACGTTTACAGCAGCAAGGAAGGCGCTCAAGAGGCTCACGAGGCGATTCGTCCGTCCGACGCCAACACCACGCCGGCCAAGCTGTCGGGCATGGAGCGCGACGCTGAGCGCCTCTACGAGCTGATCTGGCGCCAGTTCCTCGCTTGCCAGATGCTGCCGGCGCAATACCTGTCGACCACCGTGACCGTGGGCGCTGGCGACTTCGAGCTGCGTGCCAAGGGCCGCATCCTCAAGTTCGACGGCTACACCCGCGTCCTGCCGCAAATCGCCAAGCCGGGCGATGACGACGTGCTGCCAGACATGGCCCAGGGCGACACGATGAAGCTGATCAAGCTTGATCCGACCCAGCACTTCACCAAGCCACCGGCGCGTTACTCGGAAGCGAGCCTGGTCAAGGAAATGGAAAAACGTGGCATCGGTCGTCCTTCGACCTATGCGGCGATCATCTCCACCATCCAGGACCGCGGCTACGTGGCGCTGCACAACCGTCGTTTCTACTCGGAAAAGATGGGTGACATCGTCACCGAGCGTCTGTCCGAGAGCTTCTCCAACCTCATGGACTACGGCTTCACCGCCGGCATGGAAGAGAACCTCGACGACGTGGCTCAGGGCGAACGCGACTGGAAAAACGTGCTGGACGAGTTCTACGGCGATTTCAAGAAGAAGCTCGAAGTGGCCGAGGGCGCGGAAAACGGCATGCGTGCCAACCAGCCGGTCATGACCGACATTCCGTGCACCACTTGCGGACGTCCGATGCAGATTCGTACCGCTTCGACCGGCGTGTTCCTCGGTTGCTCGGGCTATAGCCTGCCGCCGAAAGAGCGCTGCAAGGCCACCGTCAACCTGGTGCCGGGCGATGAAATCGCCGCGGACGACGAAGGTGAGTCGGAGTCGCTGGTACTGCGTGGCAAGCACCGCTGCCCGATCTGCAGCACGGCGATGGACGCCTACCTGCTGGACGAGAAGCGCAAGCTGCACATCTGCGGCAACAACCCGGATTGCGCGGGCTACGAAATCGAAGAAGGCACCTACCGCATCAAGGGCTACGAAGGCCCGAGCCTGGAATGTGACAAGTGCGGCAGCGAGATGCAGCTCAAGACCGGCCGTTTCGGCAAGTTCTTCGGTTGCACCAATCCGACGTGCAAGAACACCCGCAAGCTGCTCAAGAGTGGTGACGCGGCGCCGCCGAAGATGGATCCGGTGAAGATGCCTGAGCTCAAATGCGAAAAGGTCAACGACACCTACATCCTGCGCGACGGTGCTTCCGGCCTGTTCCTGGCCGCCAGCCAGTTCCCGAAAAACCGCGAGACACGTGCTCCGCTGGTGATCGAGATCATCCCGCACAAGGACGAAATCAATCCGAAGTACCACTTCCTCTGCGAAGCGCCGAAGAAGGACCCGGATGGCCTGCCAGCCGTGATCCGCTACAGCCGCAAGACCAAGGAGCAATACGTGCAGACCGAAGTCGACGGCAAGCCGACTGGCTGGAAAGCCTTCTATGACGGTGGCAAGTGGACCGTTGAAGACAAGCGCACTGCCGCGAAGTCTTAATCGGCGCCAGACAAAAGCCCCGACTCGAAAGAGCCGGGGCTTTTTTGTTGCGCACCTGTAGGAGCGAGCTTGTCGAGGCGTCGAACCGTCGCGATGGTCGTTAACGATGACGCGGGATGCCTGATGCGATGCGGTGTCCTTGCGACCATCGCGAGCAAGCTCGCTCCTACAGACGGTGGTGTAGGGCTTGCGAAGGCATTGGCTGATCCCCGACACTGTCTGACCTGTGTTACGCAATTATTTCGTTGTGGAGGCTGCCGTCATGGCCCACGAGCTCTATACCCGTACCAACCAGAAGATCTACTTCGCCGGCCTGTCGCTGGAAGCCCTTGCCCGAGCGGAAGAGGGGCGGGCGATGAATTCCCTGGCGCTGATCCAGGCCGGGCGCGAATCGGCGTTGTTTCACCTGTACGGTGCGCTGCTGGGGTTGTGCCATGAAATTGCCGGCTTCTATCGCCTGCCACAGGCCAATGCGCCACGGGCAGAGATGCTGTTGACCCGGGAAGTGCTGGAAACCATCGCCATCCCTGAAATGGCCGAGATGGTCGAGATGGCGCAAAACCCGGAAACCTGGCTGGCCAGGCTGCTAGCGGAGCATGCCGCGCTGTTCCAGCCGCCTCGTGCGCCGCACAAGCCCAAGGGTGACGTGACGCAGCCGTTGATCCTGGCGGTCAACCTGGATGAAGAAGAGGAGCCGCAAGAGCTCAGTCGCGAAGAGTTGGAAACCTGGCGGCAAAACCTCAAAGGCCTGGCGCTGCGGTTCCGTGAAGGTTTGAACGAATGCTGATGGCTTGAAGCCTGGGTGGGCGGTTGCGAGCATCTGCCCCATTCAGAGATTACTGTGAGAAATTTCTCTTCGTAGTGGCATTTGGTCAAGATCCTGAGCGAAGCCCGGCCGATGCCTATATAATGCCCGCCTTTCGTGGAGTACAGACCTATATGCCAACGTCCTTTCTAGAAATTGTCGAGTTACCAGACGGCCGAATCGAGCTGCGAAGGGCTGAGGACGAGGGTTCTCTGGTTACTTTGAATTTCTCCGAGGATGCCAAGGCGTTCCTGCAAGGCCAGCATGTTGAGGTCGCCAAGGCGATGTTGAGCGTCGGCGTGCAGATGGCCGGTCGCCTGGTCGAGGGCGAATTGAATACGGATGAAGGTTCTCGGGTCCTGCACTGATCCCGTTCGTCGCTTTTTTCTGATCCCCTGCAAATCGGCTTCTCTGTCCCTGGAGAAGCCCCGCGTCATTTAACCCAGTCGAATATTCAGACTTTGTGCGTCCCCGGTTCGGGCGGCGCTGATCAACTGTTGCCGTGCCGTGGCGCTCAATGGGTTGAGCCAGCTGACGACCGTGTGGCTGCGGCCCAGGCGCAGGGCCTCGCAGGTCAGTTGCTGTGCACTCTGACTGCCGCGGGGTTGCAGCAGCAGGATGCGTTCACGGTTCAGGCCGGCGTCGCGCAACCAGGCTTGTGTCAGGCTGGCGGGCGGGGCGATCAGTGTCAGCCAGCGTGCGTCCTGATCTTCGCTCAGGTCACGAAGGATCGGTGCCAAAAGGCTCAGGCAGCTCCCGGCCGCGCCACGCAGTGATAGCTCGCTGAAGACTTCGGGTTCGGCGCTCCAGGGCGACTCGACCACGTCTTTCAGGATCGGCGCCATCGGCTGCATCATGAATGCCTCGAACAGCGGCAGTTGGGCTTGCTGTGGTGCGTGCGGGAACTGCATAAAGCCTCCTTTAGCGGCGAATGACGCCGACGCTCAAGCCTTCGATCACCAGTTCCTGATCTTTCAGGTTGACTTCGATGGGGGCGAATTCAGGGTTCTCGGCAATCAGCCAGACTTTGCTGCCATCGCGCTTGAAGCGCTTGACGGTCACTTCGTCGCCGATGCGTGCCACGACGATCTGGCCGTTGCGGGCTTCGCGAGTGGTGTGCACGGCCAGCAGGTCGCCATCGAAAATGCCGATGTCCTTCATGCTCATGCCGTGAACCCGCAGTAGGTAGTCGGCGCGCGGATGGAAGAACGCCGGGTTGATGTTGCAGGACTCTTCGACGTGTTGCTGGGCAAGGATCGGTGCACCGGCAGCGACCCGGCCGATGATCGGCAGGGTGGATTCGTCGGCCTTGGCTTCGAAACCCGGGATGCGGATGCCGCGCGAAGCACCGGGGGTCATTTCGATAGCGCCTTTACGGGCCAGCGCCTTGAGGTGCTCTTCCGCCGCGTTGGGCGACTTGAAACCCAGTTCCTGGGCGATTTCCGCGCGGGTAGGCGGGTAGCCGTTGTCTTCCAGGCACCGTTTGATGAAAGTCAGAATCTCTGCTTGGCGTGGCGTCAGCTTTAGCATTTTGATCGCTCTGTTTTTTTATACAGTGACTGGGATTATATACAGTGAAGGCGTCTTGGCAATGCCCCTTTTCGCAGTGGCTGCCAGACGGTCAACCGGCGGGCTGATTAACAGGACATTAATGTGTGGTTAAATAGCTGACTGACCATTCCCAAAACGAACCGCCAGGCTTGACAAGGCCGGGGCTGAAACGTATGTTTCAAACAAGTGTTTGTCAGGCGGAGTAGCCATGGCCCAGTCGGAAACCGTTGAACGCATTCTCGATGCTGCCGAGCAGTTGTTCGCGGAAAAAGGTTTTGCTGAAACCTCGTTGCGTTTGATCACCAGCAAGGCCGGTGTGAATCTGGCGGCTGTGAACTATCACTTCGGTTCGAAGAAGGCGCTGATCCAGGCGGTCTTCTCGCGTTTTCTCGGGCCTTTCTGCGTGAGCCTCGACAAGGAACTGGAGCGCCGCCAGGCCAAGCCGGAGAACAAGCCGAGCCTGGAAGAGCTGCTGGAAATCCTCGTCGAGCAAGCCCTGGTGGTACAGCCGCGCAGCGGCAACGACCTGTCCATTTTCATGCGTTTGCTGGGGCTGGCGTTCAGCCAGAGCCAGGGCCACCTGCGTCGCTACCTCGAAGACATGTACGGCAAGGTGTTCCGCCGCTACATGCTGCTGGTCAATGAAGCCGCCCCGCGGATCCCGCCGATCGAGCTGTTCTGGCGCGTGCACTTCATGCTCGGTGCCGCGGCGTTCAGCATGTCGGGGATCAAGGCCCTGCGGGCGATCGCCGAGACCGATTTTGGCGTCAACACCTCCATCGAGCAGGTCATGCGCCTGATGGTGCCGTTCCTCGCCGCCGGCATGCGTGCCGAAACCGGCGTGACCGACACCGCGATGGCCACTGCCCAGTTGCGGCCACGCAGCAAATCGACACCGGTCGCCGCCAAGGTTTGACCGCACATGGGTGGGCGCGGCAGCTGACATCCGCTAAGCTAGCCGCCCATGCCGACTCTCGTTACGAATCCGTTTCCCACTGAACTCGCCGACCTGCCGGGCAAAGCCCCAGGCAGCGAATGGCTGTGGGCCGGATTCATCGTTATCAAGGAATCTCTATGACTGCTGGCCTGCAAGGCTCGTTGATGGTGGACGTCGCCGGTACCTGGCTGACGGCTGAAGATCGCCAATTGTTGCGCCAACCTGAAGTGGGCGGCCTGATCATTTTTGCCCGCAATATCGAGCACCCTCGTCAGGTGCGCGAACTCAGCGCGGCGATCCGCGCCATTCGCCCCGATCTGCTGCTGGCCGTGGACCAGGAAGGCGGCCGGGTCCAGCGCCTGCGCCAGGGCTTCGTGCGGCTGCCAGCGATGCGTGCCATCGCCGATAACCCGAACGCCGAGTACCTCGCCGAGCAGTGCGGCTGGATCATGGCCACCGAAGTGCTGGCCGTCGGCCTGGACCTGAGCTTCGCTCCGGTGCTGGACCTGGATTACCAGCGCAGCGCGGTGGTCGGTACCCGTTCCTTCGAAGGTGACCCGGAGCGCGCGGCGCTGTTGGCGGGGGCGTTCATCCGTGGCATGAACAGCGCGGGCATGGCGGCCACTGGCAAGCACTTCCCCGGCCACGGCTGGGCCGAGGCGGATTCCCATGTCGCCATCCCGAATGACGAGCGCAGCCTGGACGAGATCCGCGCCAACGACCTGGTGCCGTTCGCCCGCTTGAGCAAGCAACTGGCGGCGGTGATGCCGGCCCATGTGATTTATCCACAGGTCGATGCCCAGCCGGCCGGTTTCTCCCGGCGCTGGTTGCAGGACATCCTGCGCGGCGAGTTGCAGTTCGATGGCGTGATCTTCAGCGACGATTTGTCGATGGCCGGTGCCCACGTGGTCGGCGATGCCGCCAGCCGCATCGAAGCGGCGCTGACCGCCGGTTGCGACATGGGCCTGGTGTGCAACGACCGCGCGGCCGCCGAGCTGGCCCTGAGCGCGGCCCAGCGCCTGAAGGTCAAGCCGTCCGCACGCATTGCCCGCATGCGCGGCCAGGCCTATGCCAGCACCGAATACCGTCAGGACCCGCGCTGGCTGACAGCCATTGGCGCGCTCAAAGACGCTCAACTGATTGAATAAGGACTTTACGTTATGACGGTTTACGCGATTATCGGTGGCACCGGTCTGACTCAACTCGAAGGCCTGAGCATCCGTCAGTCCCTGGCAGTCGAAACACCTTATGGTGCGCCGTCAGCCGAGATCCAGATTGGCGAGTACGCGGGCAAGGAAGTGCTGTTCCTCGCCAGGCACGGCCATCCGCACCGTTTCCCGCCGCATCAGGTGAACTACCGCGCCAACCTCTGGGCATTGAAACAGGCCGGCGCCGAGGCGATCCTGGCGGTCAATGCCGTGGGTGGCATTCATGCGGCGATGGGCACCGGGCATTTCTGTGTGCCGCACCAGTTGATCGACTACACCAGCGGTCGCCAACACACCTATTTTGCCGATGACCTGGAACAGGTCACGCACATCGACTTCAGCTATCCGTATAGCGAGCCGCTGCGTCAGCAACTGATCGCGGCACTGGCGGCCGAAGGGGTCGGCTACAGCAGCCATGGCGTTTACGCCTGTACCCAGGGCCCACGCCTGGAGACGGTGGCCGAGATCGCCAGGCTTGAGCGTGACGGTTGCGACATCGTCGGCATGACCGGCATGCCGGAGGCGGCACTGGCCCGTGAGCTGGAGCTGGACTACGCCTGCCTGGCGCTGGTGGTGAACCCGGCGGCGGGCAAGTCGACGGCGGTGATCACCATGGCCGAGATCGAGCAGGCGTTGCATGACGGGATGGGTAAGGTGAAGTCGACGTTGGCGCGGGTGCTCAGGGGCTGAGGTCGTCTTGATATCGGGTTGACCCGATCGCGAGCAGGCTCGCTCCCACATTGGATTTTTGGTGCGCCATCGACCCACTGTGGGAGCGGGCTTGCCCGCGATAGCGATTTAACAGACGCCACAAACCTCAGCGTTTATCGAGCTTATCCGGCAACGGCGCAAACAACGCCTCGATATCATCGTTCTGCAACTGCCAGTCCCCAGCCTTGCGCCCATCCAGCACGCCCGCCGCCAGCTCGGATTTTTCCTTCTGCAGGTGCTGAATTTTCTCTTCTACGGTGCCGCGGGCAATCATCTTGTAGACGAACACCGGCTTCTCCTGGCCAATCCGATAGGCGCGGTCGGTGGCCTGGTTTTCGGTCGCCGGGTTCCACCACGGGTCGTAGTGGATCACCGTGTCCGCTTCGGTCAGGTTCAGGCCAACACCACCGGCCTTCAGGCTGATCAAAAAGATCTGACGCTTGCCGCTCTGGAAATCCTTCACCGGCGTGCGCCGATCACGGGTCTGGCCGGTCAGTAGCGCATAGTCGATACCGCGTTTTTCCAGCTCGGCCTCGATCAATGTCAGCATCGAGGTGAACTGCGAAAACAGCAGGATCCGCCGGCCTTCCTCGAACAGCTCCTCGAGCATTTCCATCAGGCTGTCGAGCTTGCCCGAGGTGCTGCCGCGGGCGGGCAGGGTGGCGTCGTTGACCAGACGCAGGTCGCAGCACACCTGGCGCAGCTTGAGCAGCGCCTCGAGGATGATGATCTGGCTGCGGGCCACGCCTTTGCGGGTTATTTCGTCGCGGACTTTCTTGTCCATGGCCAGGCGCATGGTTTCGTACACATCACGCTGGGCTTCGTTGAGGTCGACCCAGTGGATGATTTCCGTCTTCGGTGGCAATTCCGTCGCCACCTGTTCCTTGGTCCTGCGCAGCAGGAACGGTTTTATCCGGCCGTTCAGGTGCTGGAGTCGTACTTCGCTGGTGCGCTTTTCAATCGGCACGCGGTAATCGCGGTTGAAGCTTTTCACGTCGCCCAGCCAGCCGGGCAGCAGGAAGTGGAACAGCGACCACAGCTCGCCCAGGTGATTTTCCAGCGGCGTACCGCTCAGGCACAGGCGCTGGCGGGCATTGAGCTCGCGCGCGGCCTGGGCGGCCTTGCTGTTGGGATTCTTGATGTACTGCGCCTCGTCCAGCACCAGCACGTGCAGCGGTTGTGCGGCCAGGCGCTCGACGTCCTTGGGCAGCAGGGCGTAGGTGGTGAGGATCAGGTCGTAATCGGCCAGTTGCTCGAAGTGTTTTTTGCGGCTGGCGCCGTACAGCGCCAGGACCTTGAGCTGCGGCGTGAAGTGCGCCGCCTCGTCGAGCCAGTTGGGGATCAGGCTGGTGGGCATCACCACCATGCACGGCCGATCCAGGCGACCGGCGTTCTTTTCGCTGAGCACGTGTGCCAGGGTTTGCAGGGTTTTACCCAGGCCCATGTCGTCCGCGAGGATGCCGCCCACTTCCAGTTGCCGCAGCGACTGCATCCAGCTCAAGCCTTCGAGCTGATAGGGGCGCAAAGTGGCATTCAGCCCTTCGGGGGCCTTGGCGTTGTAGTCGCGCACGTCACGCAGGCGCTGGGCAAAGGTGCGGATCTGCTCGCCACCCTCCCACAGCAGGGGCATGTCCTCGAGCGGGTTGAGCCGCGTGGCGTCGGCCTTGCTCAGGCGCAGGGTGGTTTCGCCGGGCTCTTGCAGGTAAAACTCGCCGAGGGTCGCCAGCACCGGTTTCAAGCGGCCGAACGGCAAGGCGACTTGCAGCGGGCCGTATTCGGAATTCGGGCGATTGGGGATGTTCACCAGGATCAGTTCGTCATCGCGACGGCGGGCGAGGCGTTCCGGGTTGAGGATTTCGGTGTGCGAGCGCATCAGGTTCAACAGGATCGGCAGCAGGCTCAGCCGCTCGCCGTTGACGATGATGCCCAGCTCCAGGTCGAACCAGTCGCGCTCCGGCGTCTGTTCCACAGTGGCGTACCAGTCATCGACGGCGGTCAGGTCGAACCCGAAGTCCTCGTCGATCTGCAGTTCCCAGCCTTGCGTGCGCAGTTTCGGCAATTCATTGAGGGTGAACGTCAGCCAGGCGCTGTCGTTGACCATTTCATAGAGCTCACCGGCGCTTTCCGGCAACGCCTTGCTCTGGCGGGTGGCGATCTTGAAACCAAGGATTCGCAGCTGTTCCCTGTAGGCCTGTTCGACTTCAGGTTGGCGTTTTATCCGTAAAGTCTGGGTTTCCTGACGGATCAGTACGTCGGCGTTTTTCTGTCCGCTGACGTATTCATCCAGGTAGCTGAACGACAGCGCCGCACGGTGCTGGATATAGCGCTGCATCCTGCCGTTGCGCGGTTCGAAGGCGCTGAACTCGATGCTCGCCAGCCACAGGCGTGGCACCGGTTGCACGTTCTCCACCAGCACCTGGGGTGGCGCTTTCGGGCTGCGGTTTTCCAGGACGGCCTGGAGTTTTTCCAGCAGTTCGGCGTCTTGCGCGGCGGCAGGGTAGGCGAGGGTTTCCTGGACTTTCAGCAGGACCGCCGCGCAGTGTTTGCAGTTGTTGCGCACCGGGCAGGTGCAGGTGGCATCGACCATCAGCAGTGTGGCTTTGGCTGACTCGCGCAGGTGAATGGTCTGACGGTAGACGTTACCGCCAGAGCCCTCGCAAACGGCCGTGATGGTCGCGTCGCCCGCCTCGACGATCCTGACACGGTTCTCCAGGGCGTAGCGCCGGCCGCGCTCCAGGCTCTGTTCCTTGAATCGGCTGACCCAGGAGGGTGCCAGGGGTTTGCTCAGGGGCGCGGACATGGGGTATCAGTCCGGAATTTCTTCGGGGGCGGGTCTTGGTGCGGGAGCGGTCAGCGAGGTGATTTTGATCAGCAGGCCCAGATGCCCGGCGTCGAGGAAGTTGAGTTGGCCATTTTTGGTATGGCTGTCGGTGTTCAGGCGTTCGCTGGCCGTGACCAGGCCATCCTCGTTGATCTGGTTGACCCAGAAGTCGGCGCCGACATCGGTAAAGCGCCCCAATTTGATGTTCAGCGTGCCCTCGATCGGATACTGGCCGAATTGTTCCTTGCCGTCGCTGATGGCGACCTTGGACGCTTCTTCGCCGAGGGTCTGTTGCCAGGCCTTGTGCAGCAGCACCGTGTAATCGCTGCTGGCGGTGAGTTTTTCCACTTCGCCATTCAGGCTGGGCGTGCGCTGGCTCTCGGCGCTGATGCGCTGTGCGCCAGCGTCCCAGTCTTCCGGCGCGGCGCGGCTGACGATGGCCGGCACGGCGTTCTGCCGCACCAGAATCATTTCGACCTGATACAGGTCATCGGCATACGCCATCGGAGCCGCCAGGGTCAGCAGCAGAGTGGTTAAGCGGAACAGGCGCATTCGGCGTCCTTCAAGCAGTTTTCGGGATGAGGCGCTCAAGCAACGCCTCTACAGTATTAAAGCGCTCTTCCGGGCGCTCCATCGGCACCATGAACTTGAACATCGTGGCGCCTTCGAATTTGTAGCGTTTGGGCTGGCCCTGGATCAGCTTGATCAGCGTCAGCGGATCGACCGGCGTCTGCGCCGCGAACTCGATTCGACCACCTTGCGGCCCACCGTCGATTTTGCGGATGCCCAGCCCTTCGGCCTGCAACTTCAGCGCGGTGATGCGCATCAGGTTCTTGGTCGGCTCCGGCAACAGGCCGAAACGGTCGATCATTTCCACCTGCAAATCCTTCAGGCCGTCCTCGTCGGTGGCCGAAGCGATGCGTTTGTACAGGATCAGGCGGGCGTGCACATCCGGCAGGTAGTCTTCCGGAATCAAGGCCGGCACCCGCAGGTTGACCTCCGGCCCGCCACCCAGCGGCTGGTCGAGGTTGGGTTGTTCGCCCTTGCGGATCGACTTCACCGCGCGTTCGAGCATCTCCATGTACAGGGTGAAACCCACGGCCTGGATCTGTCCGCTTTGCCCGTCGCCGAGCAGTTCGCCGGCACCGCGGATTTCCAGGTCGTTGGTGGCGAGCACGAAGCCCGCGCCGAGGTCCTGGGTGTTGGCGATCGCTTCCAGGCGCTTTTCCGCATCCGGGGTGATTTGCTGGCGCGGCGGAGTCAGCAGGTAGGCGTAGGCCTGGTGGTGGCTGCGGCCGACACGACCACGCAACTGGTGCAACTGCGCCAGGCCGAACTTGTCGGCGCGCTCGATGATGATGGTGTTGGCGCTCGGCACGTCGATGCCGGTCTCGATGATGGTCGAGGCGATCAGCACGTTGAAGCGCTTGTGGTAGAAGTCGCTCATCACCTGTTCGAGTTCACGCTCGCGCATCTGCCCGTGGCCGATGCCGATGCGCGCTTCCGGCACCAGTTCGGCGAGATCGGCGGCGCATTTCTCGATGGTCTTCACATCGTTGTGCAGGTAGTAGACCTGGCCGCCACGCAGCAATTCGCGCAGCAGGGCTTCCTTGACCGTGCTCTTGTTCTGCTCCATGACGAAGGTGCGCACCGACAGGCGTCGGGCCGGCGGCGTGGCGATGATCGACAGGTCGCGCATGCCCGACACCGCCATGTTCAGCGTGCGCGGAATCGGCGTGGCGGTCAGGGTGAGAATGTCGACTTCGCTGCGCAGGGCCTTGAGCTGTTCTTTCTGGCGCACACCGAAGCGGTGCTCTTCGTCGATGATCACCAGGCCCAGGTTCTTGATCTTCACATCGTCCTGCAGCAGCTTGTGGGTGCCGATGACGATGTCGATCTTGCCTTCGGCGAGGTCGGCGACCGCGGCGTTGACTTCCTTGGCCGACTTGAAGCGGCTCATCACTTCCACGGTCACCGGCCAGTCGGCGAAACGGTCGCGGAAGCTGTTGTAGTGCTGCTGGGCGAGCAGGGTGGTGGGCACCAGGATCGCCACTTGCCGGCCACCGTGGACGGCGATGAACGCCGCGCGCATCGCCACTTCGGTCTTGCCGAAGCCGACGTCGCCGCACACCAGGCGGTCCATCGGCTTGGGCGCGAGCATGTCTTCGCGCACCGCTTCGATGGCGGTTTGCTGGTCGGGGGTTTCCTCGAACGGGAAGCCGGCGCTGAAGGTGGCGTAGTCGGCTTTCGGGTCGGTGAAGGCGTGCCCCTCGCGGGCCGCGCGGCGGGCATAGATGTCGAGCAGTTCGGCCGCCACGTCGCGCACCTGTTCGGCGGCCTTGCGCTTGGCTTTCTGCCAGGTCTCGGAGCCGAGGCGGTGCAGCGGGGCCAGGGCGTCATCGCTGCCGGTGTAGCGGGCAATCAGGTGCAGGTTGGCCACCGGCACGTAGAGCTTGGCGCCTTCGGCGTATTCCAGGGCGAGGAACTCGGCGGACTGGTTGTCGATTTCCAGCGTGGCCAGGCCCAGGTAACGGCCGACCCCGTGGTCGATATGCACCACCGGCGCGCCTTCACGCAGTTCGGTGAGGTTCTTGATGACCGCATCGTTGTTGGCGTCGGCGCGTTTTTCCCGGCGCCGGCGCTGCATCACGCGCTGGCCGAACAGCGGGCTTTCGGCGACCAGCGCCAGGGCCGGGTCTTCGAGCACCAGGCCTTCGTCGAGCGGCGCGATGGTGATCGCCAGGCGCTCCTTGCCGGCGACGAAGTCGGGCCAGCTGTCGACGGTCTTCGGGCGCAGCTTCAGGCGTTCGAGCAACTCCAGCAGCACTTCGCGACGGCCCGCAGACTCGGCGGTAAACAGCACGCGGCCAGGGAACTCGTCGAGAAAGCCGGCCAGTGCCGCGAGCGGCTGGCTGGCCTTGGCTTCGATCGCCAGGTCCGGCAATGCCCGCGCCGGGAAGCGTTCGCGCCCGGCACCGGTTTCCACATCCTGCTGGCTGGCCACTACCCGAGGCCAGTTCTTCAGCCGGGCGAAGCAGTCTTCCACCGGCAGGAACAGCTCGGCCGGTGGCAATAAAGGACGGGAAGGATCGACGCGGCGTTCTTCATAACGGTTGCGCACGTCGTTCCAAAAGTTCTCCGCCGCCTGCTCGATGCCCGGCAGGGAGAACACCTGGGTGTCCTGTGGCAGGTAGTCGAACAGGGTCGAGGTGTCTTCGAAGAACAGCGGCAAGTAGTACTCGATACCCGCCGGGGTGATCCCGCTGCTCAGATCCTGGAAGATCGGGCAGCGACGGAAGTCGACATCGAAGCGCTCGCGAAAGCGCGCCTTGAAACGCGTCACGGCTTCCTTCTGTAGCGGGAACTCCTTCGCCGGCAGCAGCTTGACCGAATCGACCTTGTCGACGGAGCGCTGGTTTTCCGGATCGAAGGTGCGCAGGGTCTCGATTTCGTCGTCGAACAGGTCAATGCGATATGGCAGCTTGCTGCCCATC is from Pseudomonas sp. MYb118 and encodes:
- the topA gene encoding type I DNA topoisomerase; translated protein: MGKSLVIVESPAKAKTINKYLGNQYVVKSSIGHIRDLPTSGSASASKEPAAKRGKTAGEGPVLTPKEKARNQLVSRMGVDPDHGWKAKYEILPGKEKVIEELRRLAKDADTIYLATDLDREGEAIAWHLREAIGGDDSRYKRVVFNEITKKAIQEAFSEPGELDIDRVNAQQARRFLDRVVGYMVSPLLWAKIARGLSAGRVQSVAVKLVVEREREIRAFIPEEYWEVHADLGTAKGATVRFDVAREKGEAFKPLNEAQAMAALEKLKASSYSIVKREDKPTSSKPSAPFITSTLQQAASNRLGFGVKKTMMMAQRLYEAGYITYMRTDSTNLSADAVAMARTYIESEFGKKYLPDTPNVYSSKEGAQEAHEAIRPSDANTTPAKLSGMERDAERLYELIWRQFLACQMLPAQYLSTTVTVGAGDFELRAKGRILKFDGYTRVLPQIAKPGDDDVLPDMAQGDTMKLIKLDPTQHFTKPPARYSEASLVKEMEKRGIGRPSTYAAIISTIQDRGYVALHNRRFYSEKMGDIVTERLSESFSNLMDYGFTAGMEENLDDVAQGERDWKNVLDEFYGDFKKKLEVAEGAENGMRANQPVMTDIPCTTCGRPMQIRTASTGVFLGCSGYSLPPKERCKATVNLVPGDEIAADDEGESESLVLRGKHRCPICSTAMDAYLLDEKRKLHICGNNPDCAGYEIEEGTYRIKGYEGPSLECDKCGSEMQLKTGRFGKFFGCTNPTCKNTRKLLKSGDAAPPKMDPVKMPELKCEKVNDTYILRDGASGLFLAASQFPKNRETRAPLVIEIIPHKDEINPKYHFLCEAPKKDPDGLPAVIRYSRKTKEQYVQTEVDGKPTGWKAFYDGGKWTVEDKRTAAKS
- a CDS encoding DUF6586 family protein, coding for MAHELYTRTNQKIYFAGLSLEALARAEEGRAMNSLALIQAGRESALFHLYGALLGLCHEIAGFYRLPQANAPRAEMLLTREVLETIAIPEMAEMVEMAQNPETWLARLLAEHAALFQPPRAPHKPKGDVTQPLILAVNLDEEEEPQELSREELETWRQNLKGLALRFREGLNEC
- the sulA gene encoding SOS-induced cell division inhibitor SulA codes for the protein MQFPHAPQQAQLPLFEAFMMQPMAPILKDVVESPWSAEPEVFSELSLRGAAGSCLSLLAPILRDLSEDQDARWLTLIAPPASLTQAWLRDAGLNRERILLLQPRGSQSAQQLTCEALRLGRSHTVVSWLNPLSATARQQLISAARTGDAQSLNIRLG
- the lexA gene encoding transcriptional repressor LexA, which produces MLKLTPRQAEILTFIKRCLEDNGYPPTRAEIAQELGFKSPNAAEEHLKALARKGAIEMTPGASRGIRIPGFEAKADESTLPIIGRVAAGAPILAQQHVEESCNINPAFFHPRADYLLRVHGMSMKDIGIFDGDLLAVHTTREARNGQIVVARIGDEVTVKRFKRDGSKVWLIAENPEFAPIEVNLKDQELVIEGLSVGVIRR
- a CDS encoding TetR/AcrR family transcriptional regulator, yielding MAQSETVERILDAAEQLFAEKGFAETSLRLITSKAGVNLAAVNYHFGSKKALIQAVFSRFLGPFCVSLDKELERRQAKPENKPSLEELLEILVEQALVVQPRSGNDLSIFMRLLGLAFSQSQGHLRRYLEDMYGKVFRRYMLLVNEAAPRIPPIELFWRVHFMLGAAAFSMSGIKALRAIAETDFGVNTSIEQVMRLMVPFLAAGMRAETGVTDTAMATAQLRPRSKSTPVAAKV
- the nagZ gene encoding beta-N-acetylhexosaminidase; amino-acid sequence: MTAGLQGSLMVDVAGTWLTAEDRQLLRQPEVGGLIIFARNIEHPRQVRELSAAIRAIRPDLLLAVDQEGGRVQRLRQGFVRLPAMRAIADNPNAEYLAEQCGWIMATEVLAVGLDLSFAPVLDLDYQRSAVVGTRSFEGDPERAALLAGAFIRGMNSAGMAATGKHFPGHGWAEADSHVAIPNDERSLDEIRANDLVPFARLSKQLAAVMPAHVIYPQVDAQPAGFSRRWLQDILRGELQFDGVIFSDDLSMAGAHVVGDAASRIEAALTAGCDMGLVCNDRAAAELALSAAQRLKVKPSARIARMRGQAYASTEYRQDPRWLTAIGALKDAQLIE
- a CDS encoding S-methyl-5'-thioinosine phosphorylase translates to MTVYAIIGGTGLTQLEGLSIRQSLAVETPYGAPSAEIQIGEYAGKEVLFLARHGHPHRFPPHQVNYRANLWALKQAGAEAILAVNAVGGIHAAMGTGHFCVPHQLIDYTSGRQHTYFADDLEQVTHIDFSYPYSEPLRQQLIAALAAEGVGYSSHGVYACTQGPRLETVAEIARLERDGCDIVGMTGMPEAALARELELDYACLALVVNPAAGKSTAVITMAEIEQALHDGMGKVKSTLARVLRG